The sequence below is a genomic window from Paracoccus sp. MA.
CTGCGCCAGCGCCTCGATCCCGGCAAATCCGGCATCCTTGTCGACATTCACATGGCTGCGGATCGCCGTGGTGCCATGCGACAGGCAACGGGCCAGCGTGCGGCTGGCGCGAGCGGTGACGTCGCCCGGCATCGCCCGCCCCGTTCAGCACCAGGTTCAGCGTGACTGGCAGGGACCCGCCCCCCATCGATGTCCCTTGCAGGATGCCCCGCCTCGGCGACACCGGAGTGATGCCGACGAAGCCAGATCATGCAGGCGGGCTTTTCAGGCAGCGCCTGATGCGCCATGACGGCGTCACTCTTGTCCCCGCATTCAACCCCGCAGCCTTCGGGCGGCAAGCCCGTCCGCGTCCTGATCGAGGAGGATGCCTCGAACCGCAGCCAGGCATTGACCTTGCTCGTCCCCACGCCAATGCCCCGATCCCGCTCCTTTCCCGGATCACCCCGGCCAGTCCGAATCCTGTGCCGCAGGACGCGGCGAGGCCGGGCTCTTCAGCGGCCTGCTAGTCGTAAAGCCCGGCGAAGCGGTCGCGCAGCAGGTTCTTCTGCACCTTGCCCATGGTGTTGCGCGGCAGTTCGTCCACGAATAGCACCCGCTTGGGCTGCTTGAACTTGGCCAGCCGCCCCTCCAGCGGGGCCAGCACCTCGGCCTCGGTCAGGGCGGGGCTGCCGGTCGGGACCACCACCGCCGTCACCCCTTCGCCGAAATCGCGATGCGGCAGGCCGATCACGGCGGATTCGACCACGCCGGGCAGCGCGTCGATCTCGGTCTCGATCTCCTTGGGATAGACGTTGTAGCCGCCGGTGATGATCAGGTCCTTGCCGCGGCCGACGATGTGCAGATAGCCGCGCTCGTCGAATTTCCCCAGGTCGCCGGTGATGAAGAAGCCGTTCGCGCGCAGTTCGGCGGCGGTCTTTTCCGGCATGCGCCAGTAGCCCTTGAAGACGTTCGGGCCGCGCACCTCGATCATGCCGATCTCGCCCCGCGGCAGTTCGGCGCCGGTTTCCGGGTCGGTGACGACGATCTCGGTGCCCGGCAGCGGCAGGCCGACGGTGCCGGCGATGCGCTCGCCGTCATAGGGGTTCGAGGCGTTCATGTTCGTCTCGGTCATGCCATAGCGTTCCAGGATGGCGTGGCCGGTGCGGGCCTGCCATTCGCGATGCGTCTCGGCCAGCAGCGGCGCCGAGCCCGAGACGAACAGCCGCATGTTCGCGGTGGTCTCGGCATTCAGCATGTCGTCCTGAAGCAGGCGGACATAGAAGGTCGGCACGCCCATCAGCACGGTCGCCCGCGCCATCGCCTCGAAGATCCGGTCGACGTCGAATTTCGGCAGGAAGATCATCGAGGCGCCCGAGAACAGCACCACGTTGGTGGCGACGAACAGGCCATGGGTGTGAAAGATCGGCAGGGCATGGATCAGCACGTCCTGCGCGGTAAAGCGCCAGGCCTCGCGCAGCACCTGGGCATTCGAGACCAGGTTGCCATGGGTCAGCATCGCGCCCTTGGACCGGCCGGTGGTGCCCGAGGTGTAAAGCAGCGCGGCCAGGTCGCCGCTGTCCCGCGCCACGGTGGCGAAGGTTTCGGGGGCGGCATCGGCGGCGTCGGTCAGGCTGCCCCGCCCCTCGGCATCCAGCGTGACCATGCGGGCACCGGCGGCCTCGGTGGGCTCGCGCAGCGCCTCTTGCCGGGCAGGGTCGCAGACAAAGACCCGCGGCTCGGCATCGCCGAGGAAATAGCCGATCTCGGCGGGGGTGTAGCCGGTGTTCAGCGGCAGGAACACCGCGCCCGCCCGCAGGGTGGCGAGATAGAGGATGATCGCCTGCACCGATTTCTCGACCTGCACCGCCACCCGGTCGCCGGGCTGGACGCCGAGGGCCGCCAGCGCATTGGCCATGCGGCCGCTGCGGGCGATCAGGTCGCCGTAGCGGATGCGTTCGCCGGCCTGCGTCTCGATGGCCACGGCCTCGGGGTCGGTGATGCCGGCGGCGAGAAGGTCGAACAGATTGTCACTCATGCGTTGTCCCCGTGGTTCATGGGTTGGAGGCCGGCAGCGCGCGCTTGACGCTGTCCGATGCGGCGATGGCGCTGCGTTCGGCGAAGGCTTCGTGGTTCGCCTCGATCCGGTCGAGATCATAGAGATAGTTCACCATCAGCCCATGCGACTGCTTCAGCCCGTGGGCCGAGACATCGCCCAGAAAGTTCAGCCGCTCCAGCCGGGCGCCGTTGCCCAGGTGGAAGCGCGCCACCGGATCGACGACGCGGCCCTTGCCGTCGCGGGCGCGCAGGAAATAGGCCGCGGCGGCGGCCAGAAGCGGGGCGCGCAGGCTTTCGGCCTTGGCCGGGTCCTTGTGCCAGTCGGGATCGTCCAGCAGGGCGAAGGCCAGGCGCTGGTCGGCGTCGATCAGTTCCGACATCGCGTCCTTGCGCTGCTGGGCCAGCCAGGCGGCAAAGCCCGGCACCGGCGACAGCGTGACGAAGCTGCGGATGTTGGGCAGTTCGGCCTTCAGCTCCTCGACCACCTGCTTGATCAGGAAATTGCCGAAGGACACCCCGGCCAGCCCGCGCTGGGTGTTCGAGATGGAATAGAACACCGCGGTGCTGGCGCGCTCCGCCTCGATCGGCTGGCGGTCGAGGTCGAGCAGCCCGGCGACATTGTCCGGGATCTCCTCGGTCAGCGCCACCTCGACGAAGATCAGCGGCTCGTCCACCAGCTGCGGGTGGAAGAAGCCGTAGCAGCGCCGGTCGGTCGGCTGCAGGCGGTTGCGCAGGTCGTCCCAGTTCTGGATGGCATGCACCGCCTCGTAGCGGATGATCTTTTCCAGGATGCTGGCGGGCGTGTTCCAGTCGATATGGCGCAGCACGAGAAACCCCCTGTTGAACCAGGACGCGAAGAGATGCGCGAAATCGCCGTCCACCCGGCGCAGCGCGGGGTTGCCCTTCAGATGGCGCAGCAGCTCCTCGCGCATCCGCACCAGCGCCGCCGTGCCGCCGGGCGCCAGGTTCAGGCGGCGGAACAGTTCCTGCCGGCGCGGCTCGGCGGCGTCGTGCAGCGCCTCGATGGCCCGCCCGTCCTCGGGGTCGCGCTGCACCGCCGCCAGCGCCGCGCGGACCGCCGCCGGATCGGGGCCGAAACGGTCGGCGAGGTTCTGCAGGAAGGCCAGCCGCGTCGCCTCATCGGCATCCTCGAAGGCGGCGAGCAGACCCTGGGCGATGGCCACGCCCGAAGCCTCGCCCCGACGCGACAGCAGCGCCTCGCCCAGCTCGCACAGGTCGGGCGCCTCGGTGGCGGTGCCGGCGCCCCGCCGCCCAAGCAGGCGGCGGCCGCGCTCTGTCAGCACCTCGAACAGCTCGCCCAGAAAGGCCGGGCGTCCGGGGCGCGGGGTCTCGACGGTCTTGATCATTTCGGGCCTCCAAAAAGCGGGTGGCCTGCCGGGATCATCCCGGCAGCACGACGAAGATCAGCCACAGCACGACCGGGGCGACCAGCGTCACCAGCGCGCCGTAGTTCAGCAGTTTGCGGAAAAACACCTGGCGGTCCACCCCGCGGGCATTGGCCAGAACCAAAGCGCCGTTGGTCGAGAAGGGGCTGACATCGACGATGGTCGAGGCGACGGCCATGCCGGCGATGAAGCCGATGGCGCCCACGCCCGTATCGCCCTGCAGGAACGGCACCGCCAGCGGGATCAGCGAGCCAAGCACCGCCGTGGACGAGGCGAAGGCCGAGACCACGGCGCCGATCAGGAACAGCATCAGCGCCGCCAGCAAGGGCGAGGCCATGCCGGCCACGCTGTCGCCGACGAAGTCGATGGTGCCCATGTGCTCCAGCACCGCGACATAGGTGGAAACGCCGGTGATCAGCACGATCTCGGGCCAGGCGACCTGGGCCATGGCGCGTTTCTGCATGGTCGGGTCCCACAGCGCCAGCGCCAGCCCGATGGTCAGCGAGACGAAGCCGATATCGAGGTTGAAGGCCAGCACCAGCACCGCCAGCAGCGCCAGCCCGGCCAGCGTCGCGATCTGATAGGGGGTGCCGTCGGGCTGATTGCCTTCCTCGACCTCGGCGACGAGGCGGTTCGATTCGCCGCCGCCCTCCTCGCCGATGCGGCGGCTCAGCGCCTCGGCCTCGCTGTCGCCGAAGATCTGCGGGCCGGTGGCGGGGCGGGCGATCTCGACATGCGGCACCGTGACCGGCTCGATCCGGTCCGCGTGCGCCTGCATCAGCTTGCGCCCGCCCAGGGCCATGAACAGCAGCAGCGCCACCGCCGCGTTGACGAAGAAGCTGGCGGCGAAGGTGGTCATCGGCGACAGCGGCAGCCCGGCCTTGGCCACCACGCCATTGGTGATGCCGCCATAGATGCTGATCGGCGAAAAGCCCCCGGCCTGCGCGCCATGCACCACCATCAGGCCCATGAGCAGCGGCGAGATCTGGTAGCGGAAGGCGAAGCCCAGCGCGATCGGCGCGACGATGGCAACAGCGCCGGGGCTGACGGCGCCGACGGCGGTCAGGACGGCCGAGATGCCGAACATGATCCACGGGATCGCGCCGATGCGGCCCTTGACGGCGCGCACCGCCATGCGCACCAGCCAGTCGATGGTGCCGTTGTTCTGCGCCAGCGCGAACAGCCAGGTGATGCCGACCAGCGTCAGGAACAGGCCGCTGGGGAAACCGGCGATGATCTCCTTGGCGGCCTGGCCGGCCAGCAGGGTGCCGACCAGGAAGGCGCCGACATAGGCCAGCACGCCCATGTTGATCGGCCAGATCGTGGCGACGACGAACATCGCCGCCAGCGTATAGATTGAAAGCAGATGCGGGGTCATGCGCGGCTCCTCTCCATGCAAACCTCCTTGTCGATTCCCGCGCCCTCCTCCGGCGTGCGAATCCTCTCACGGCGCTGTTATACGTTTCACATACGATGTTGTATATAACAAAACGGAACATGGATAAATGTTCGCCAACCGCCTATCTTCTGGGCAGAGAGGCGAAGGAGGCTTTCATGGCGACGATTCCCACCCCGCTGCGCATCCGCAACGCGCTGGAAAACGCCATCGTGGAAGGCAGATACCTGCCCGGCGCCCGTCTGGACCCCGAGGCGCTGGAGCGGGAATTCGACGTCTCGCGCACCCCGATCCGCGAGGCGCTGCACCAGCTGGAAGCATCGGGGCTGGTCCGGGTGGTGCCCAAGCGCGGCACCTTCGTCACCGAATGGAGCCCCAGCGAACTGGCCGAGCGTTTCGAGGTCATGGCCGAGATCGAGGCCACCTGCGGCCGCCTGGCCGCCCGCCGCATCACCGAGGCGGAAATGGCGGCGCTGGAGGCGGTGCATGGCGAATGCCGCCGGCTGGCCGAGGCGGGCGAGGTCGAGGCCTATTACGCCCGCAATTCGGATTTCCACCATTGCATCTATCGCGCCACGCACAACGCCTTCCTGGAGCAGGAGGCCTCGCGACTGCATGCCATGCTGCAACCCTATCGGCGCATGCAGCTGAAGGTGCGCAACCGGATGATGCGGTCCTTCACCGAACATGACGCGGTGGTGGCGCGCATCCGCGCCGGCGACGGCGAGGGCGCGGCCGAGGCGCTGCGCGCCCATGTCATCGTGCAGGGCGACCGTTTCCACGACCTGATCGCGGCGCTGCGGCAAGGGGGTTGAACCGCAACGGCGGCATCCTGCGGCAATACCCCCGGGCGCATTGGGCCGAAGGGATGGAACAAGACCCATGGCCTGCTTGCGCGCAGGCAGGCCCGGTCGCGCGAGGCGGGCCATTCCAGCCGGTCGCGCACGGCGGCTCCTGGCCGAGGCGCGGCGGGTGGCGCTTTTGTCCTTCCCGACCGCCGGCTCGGCCGATCACCCGAGCCTGGGGCGCCTGCGCGAGACGCTGGCGCTGGCGCTGATCCGCGCCCCCGACCCCGGCTCCGCCGTCACCCGGCGGAACCACAGCGGTTGATCTGCGGGGGCTACGACCGCTCGCTCGCCTTCCATTCCTCCCAGCTTGGCTGGCCCTTCATGAAGTGCTCGATCTGCTGGCGGTTGGCCTCCAGCCGCGGATCGTGGCGAAGGTAGAAGCGGGTTTCACGCGCGATCAGGCCGGACAGGATCAGCAGCCCGATCAGGTTCGGGATGGCCATCAGCCCGTTCATCACGTCCGAGAAGCTCCAGACCACGCCCAGCTGGACCGTGCAGCCCAGCAGCACCGCCAGCGAGAACAGGATGCGGAAGGGCATGACGCCGCGATGGCCCACCAGCCGTTCCAGGTTGCGCTCGCCGTAATAGGCCCAGCCCAGGATGGTCGAATAGGCGAAAAGCACCAGCCCGACGGTCACGATCCAATGCCCCCATTGCCCCGGCAGGCCATGGGTGAAGGCCTGCCCGGTCATGATCGAGGGCGAGATCTGCAGCCCGGTCTGCGGGTCGATCTCGTTCCAGACGCCGGTGGTGATGATGACAAGGCCGGTGCAGGACACGACGATGATCGTGTCGATGAAGGTCTGGGTCATCGACACCAGTCCCTGCCGCACCGGATGCGTGGTCTGCGCCGAAGCCGCGGCGATGGCGGCGGAACCCATGCCGGATTCGTTCGAGAAGATGCCGCGCGCCACGCCGAACTGCACCGCGACCATGATCGTCGAGCCGAGGAAGCCGCCCGTCGCCGCCGTGCCGGTGAAGGCCTGCGAAAAGATCTCGCCCAGCGCGGCGGGCAGCGCCTGGATGTTGACCAGCAGGATGTAGAGCGCGCCCAGCACGTAGAACAGGATCATCGCCGGCACCAGCCCGGCGGTCACCCGGCCGATGGACTTGATGCCACCGACCAGCACCACCAGCGTCAGGACGGCCAGAACCACGCCCGTGATCCAGGTCGGGATCAGGAAGCTGCGCTCCAGGTTCGAGGCGATGGAATTGCCCTGGGTCATGTTGCCGATGCCGAAACAGGCACAGACGGCGAAGACCGCAAAGCACAGCGCAAGGGCCTTGCCGAAGCCGTTCGGGATGCCGCGCTCGAGGTAATATTGCGGGCCGCCGTTCTTCTCGCCGACCTCGTCGGTGGTGCGGAAGCGCACGCCGAGAAAGGCCTCGGAATATTTCGAGGCCATGCCCAGGATCGCCGTGACCCACATCCAGAACAACGCCCCCGGGCCGCCGGCGGCGATGGCCGTCGCCACGCCGACGATATTGCCGGTGCCGACGGTTGCGGCCATGGCGGTGGTCAGCGCCTGGAATTGCGAGATGTCGCCCTCGGCATCGTCATCCTTGCGCTTGAGCAGACCGAGACGCAGGGCAGCGCCCAGCCGGACAAGCTGGATGCCCTGCAAGCGGATGGTCAGGTAAAGCCCGGTGCCCAGCAACAGGGGAACAAGAAGGTAAGGTCCCCAGACGATGCCGCCGATCTTGCCCAAGGCTTCTTCTATCTGATCGAGTC
It includes:
- a CDS encoding malonyl-CoA synthase, whose amino-acid sequence is MSDNLFDLLAAGITDPEAVAIETQAGERIRYGDLIARSGRMANALAALGVQPGDRVAVQVEKSVQAIILYLATLRAGAVFLPLNTGYTPAEIGYFLGDAEPRVFVCDPARQEALREPTEAAGARMVTLDAEGRGSLTDAADAAPETFATVARDSGDLAALLYTSGTTGRSKGAMLTHGNLVSNAQVLREAWRFTAQDVLIHALPIFHTHGLFVATNVVLFSGASMIFLPKFDVDRIFEAMARATVLMGVPTFYVRLLQDDMLNAETTANMRLFVSGSAPLLAETHREWQARTGHAILERYGMTETNMNASNPYDGERIAGTVGLPLPGTEIVVTDPETGAELPRGEIGMIEVRGPNVFKGYWRMPEKTAAELRANGFFITGDLGKFDERGYLHIVGRGKDLIITGGYNVYPKEIETEIDALPGVVESAVIGLPHRDFGEGVTAVVVPTGSPALTEAEVLAPLEGRLAKFKQPKRVLFVDELPRNTMGKVQKNLLRDRFAGLYD
- a CDS encoding malonyl-CoA decarboxylase — encoded protein: MIKTVETPRPGRPAFLGELFEVLTERGRRLLGRRGAGTATEAPDLCELGEALLSRRGEASGVAIAQGLLAAFEDADEATRLAFLQNLADRFGPDPAAVRAALAAVQRDPEDGRAIEALHDAAEPRRQELFRRLNLAPGGTAALVRMREELLRHLKGNPALRRVDGDFAHLFASWFNRGFLVLRHIDWNTPASILEKIIRYEAVHAIQNWDDLRNRLQPTDRRCYGFFHPQLVDEPLIFVEVALTEEIPDNVAGLLDLDRQPIEAERASTAVFYSISNTQRGLAGVSFGNFLIKQVVEELKAELPNIRSFVTLSPVPGFAAWLAQQRKDAMSELIDADQRLAFALLDDPDWHKDPAKAESLRAPLLAAAAAYFLRARDGKGRVVDPVARFHLGNGARLERLNFLGDVSAHGLKQSHGLMVNYLYDLDRIEANHEAFAERSAIAASDSVKRALPASNP
- a CDS encoding SLC13 family permease, giving the protein MTPHLLSIYTLAAMFVVATIWPINMGVLAYVGAFLVGTLLAGQAAKEIIAGFPSGLFLTLVGITWLFALAQNNGTIDWLVRMAVRAVKGRIGAIPWIMFGISAVLTAVGAVSPGAVAIVAPIALGFAFRYQISPLLMGLMVVHGAQAGGFSPISIYGGITNGVVAKAGLPLSPMTTFAASFFVNAAVALLLFMALGGRKLMQAHADRIEPVTVPHVEIARPATGPQIFGDSEAEALSRRIGEEGGGESNRLVAEVEEGNQPDGTPYQIATLAGLALLAVLVLAFNLDIGFVSLTIGLALALWDPTMQKRAMAQVAWPEIVLITGVSTYVAVLEHMGTIDFVGDSVAGMASPLLAALMLFLIGAVVSAFASSTAVLGSLIPLAVPFLQGDTGVGAIGFIAGMAVASTIVDVSPFSTNGALVLANARGVDRQVFFRKLLNYGALVTLVAPVVLWLIFVVLPG
- a CDS encoding GntR family transcriptional regulator, with amino-acid sequence MATIPTPLRIRNALENAIVEGRYLPGARLDPEALEREFDVSRTPIREALHQLEASGLVRVVPKRGTFVTEWSPSELAERFEVMAEIEATCGRLAARRITEAEMAALEAVHGECRRLAEAGEVEAYYARNSDFHHCIYRATHNAFLEQEASRLHAMLQPYRRMQLKVRNRMMRSFTEHDAVVARIRAGDGEGAAEALRAHVIVQGDRFHDLIAALRQGG
- a CDS encoding sodium:alanine symporter family protein, which encodes MGLDQIEEALGKIGGIVWGPYLLVPLLLGTGLYLTIRLQGIQLVRLGAALRLGLLKRKDDDAEGDISQFQALTTAMAATVGTGNIVGVATAIAAGGPGALFWMWVTAILGMASKYSEAFLGVRFRTTDEVGEKNGGPQYYLERGIPNGFGKALALCFAVFAVCACFGIGNMTQGNSIASNLERSFLIPTWITGVVLAVLTLVVLVGGIKSIGRVTAGLVPAMILFYVLGALYILLVNIQALPAALGEIFSQAFTGTAATGGFLGSTIMVAVQFGVARGIFSNESGMGSAAIAAASAQTTHPVRQGLVSMTQTFIDTIIVVSCTGLVIITTGVWNEIDPQTGLQISPSIMTGQAFTHGLPGQWGHWIVTVGLVLFAYSTILGWAYYGERNLERLVGHRGVMPFRILFSLAVLLGCTVQLGVVWSFSDVMNGLMAIPNLIGLLILSGLIARETRFYLRHDPRLEANRQQIEHFMKGQPSWEEWKASERS